TTGAAATTTCAAGACAGGAAGGGAAAAAGCCAAAAGCAACAGTTACCATTGAACTGGATGGAGAAAAACTGGTTAAAGAAGCTCTTGGAGATGGGCCTGTTGATGCGGCTTACAACGCAGTAAACTTAGCAGTGAGCGACATTTTTGTCTTGGAAGAATACAAGCTGGAGGCAATAACTGGAGATACTGATGCACAGGCACAAGTAGTTGTGATTATCGAGAAAAATGGAAACAGATTTATCGGTAGAGGACAAAGTACGGATGTAGTTGAAGCAAGTATAAAGGCTTATATTAACGGGATAAATAGATTATACAGTAATTAAATAGAAAATATTGGAGGATAAAAGATATGATAATGATGCAGTATAAAGTAAAACTTTCGAAAGATTTTGATATGAATAATATTAGAAAAAGAGTGCAAGAAAATGGATTTAAAACAGATGGATTTGAAGATTTATTTTTTAAAGCCTATTTAATCTCTGAGGAAAATAAAGAATATTCGCCATTATACTTTTGGAAAGATAACAAAGGAATGAATAAATTCATATTCGATGGTTTCTATGATAATATTTTAAATTCTTTTGGCTGGCAGACTATAAATATTGGAATACCATTGTTGCAAGAGTTTAATGAAAACTTTTCTAAAGCAAGATATTTATTAGAAATAGAGAACAAAACAAAACCAATGGAAAAAATGAAAAGAATGGAATTTTCTATATCAAATGATAAAATTGTTGGAAGAGCATTAGTATATAACCCTGAAACTTGGAAACATACAGAGTATTATTTTTTTGAAAATGCTCCTAAAGAAGTAGAAAATTCAAAAGTGTACGAAGTTTTGCATATTTCTCAATAAATTAAGATAAGAGTAATAGATTTTACAGTAATCAAAATTGATTTAGGAGAGATGAAAATGGAAATAGATTTATTGGTAAAGGACAAAGTACGGATGCTGTGGAAGCAAGTATAAAGGCTTATATTAATGGAATAATAGGCTTTATAATAAATAATTCTGAATGATTGAGGGGAAAATTTATGCCTAAATTGATTATAAATGATAAATCAAATATTAGACAAAATATTTCAATGAATTTTTTTCTAGATGATGAAATTATAACGTTTAAAGGAACAAAAAAAGAAATTGAATATGTAGATTATGGAGAACATACAATTAAAGCGAGTACACTTTTTGTTAAAAGTTCGGAACAAAAAATAAACATTGAAAAAGAAGTTATGGAAATTGAAATAAGATTTAATTGGAAAAATTGGTTATTTGCTTTGATATTTTGGCTTTCAATTACAATTTTATTATTTAAAACTTTAAATGGAGAAATAGAAACAAGTAAATTCCTTTTAAGCGCTTTGACACTTGGTGTATTGGGTAATTTGTGTCTTATTATAGGAAAGCCTTTAGTTTTGAAGGTAAAAGAATAGATAAAATACTAATGTTAGTTTAGGTAGAGATGGAGGGAATTTTCTGATTTTTTAAATACAAAAAGTGTGAACACCGTTCGCATAATTTAGAAAACTTTTATTGTTTTATGATTTTGGGAAATGGCGAACACTGTTCGCCAAATTAATTTCAAAGATTATAGGTTAAAAATTTTTTTAATATGGAAATTGCTAATTTTTGTATTAAATTTAAATGTATCCAAAAGGTTTTAATAAAGTATTTTGAAAAATTATTTGTAGAAGAGAGGAAGTTCAAAAATGAAAACAATAGTTTTTGCACACCCATGGAATGGAAGTTTTAACAAGGCAATTTTAGATAAAGTAGTGGAAAAACTTGATGAAACAAAAGAAAAATATACAATTATAGATTTGAATAAGGATGGATTTAATCCTGTAATGACAGATGAAGAATTGTCTTTGTATTCACAAGGGAAAAATATTGATCCTTTAGTGGAAAAATATCAGGAAATTTTGAAAAATACTGATGAATTGATACTTGTATCTCCAATTTGGTGGATGTCAATGCCTGCAATACTGAAAGGATTTTTTGATAAAGTTATGATTAAAGGCTTTGCGTACGAAAATACACAGAATGGAATAAAAGGTCTTTTGACTAATGTAAAAATAGCAAAAATGATTACAACTGCTACAGCACCAAAATTTTTGTTAAATATAACAGGTTTTGGGATTACGATGAAAAAGGCTAATCTTGGTGGAATTGGGATAAAGAAAACGAAGTGGATTCATTATAGTTTGAGAGCAAAAGGTAAAGATGAGGATAGAAAGAAATTTCTTGAGAAAGTTAAGGAATTTGTGAGTAATTAGGAAGAAAAATAGAAAATACTCGTATTTAAAGTAAATGAAAAATACGGAGTTTTATTTTAAATAGTTAAATAAAAAATTAGATGGAGAATAAAAATGAAAAAAGGATTTTTTTGGTTATTCTACTTGTTGTTTTTAATATTTTTTGACATTGTTTTGGCGGTTATAAGGTTTAATAATAGCATTTATGAATTTTTTATAAATCTGAATATAAAAAATGAGTGGATTTTAGAAAGATTATTTTTACTAATGGAGATTGTTTTCATTATAATTTGTTTAACTTTCTCTTATTTAATTTCAAAAATAAAAGTCAGTAAAAAAAGTTTGTTAATTCCACCATTAGTTATAGTGACGATAAAAGTAATAATATTTTTTTGCATATTTGGATTTTTTATGTCGATTCCTAAAACAGAGGATGCAGGAGCAGGAGGATTCGTTTTATATCTTATATTCTTCGGATTTGGAGCTTATATGGGAATGCTAAATTTATACTTTTATTTAGGATTACTGTTCAACTTATTTAGAAGGAGAAAGAATGAAAAAAATAATTCTTAGAAGTTCATACTTTGTTCATTTACTTTGTTTTAATGTTTTGGCATCAATTTTATTGCCAGAATTACTAGAATCGGTTTTAAGCAGTTTTAAAATTGATGAAACCGCATATTTTGGAATAAGTTATCTTTTATTGGCTTTGCTTAATATATTTTTATCATATTTTTATGCAAAAGCGAGAATAGGGAAAA
This is a stretch of genomic DNA from Leptotrichia hofstadii. It encodes these proteins:
- a CDS encoding DUF4865 family protein, producing the protein MIMMQYKVKLSKDFDMNNIRKRVQENGFKTDGFEDLFFKAYLISEENKEYSPLYFWKDNKGMNKFIFDGFYDNILNSFGWQTINIGIPLLQEFNENFSKARYLLEIENKTKPMEKMKRMEFSISNDKIVGRALVYNPETWKHTEYYFFENAPKEVENSKVYEVLHISQ
- a CDS encoding NAD(P)H-dependent oxidoreductase; the protein is MKTIVFAHPWNGSFNKAILDKVVEKLDETKEKYTIIDLNKDGFNPVMTDEELSLYSQGKNIDPLVEKYQEILKNTDELILVSPIWWMSMPAILKGFFDKVMIKGFAYENTQNGIKGLLTNVKIAKMITTATAPKFLLNITGFGITMKKANLGGIGIKKTKWIHYSLRAKGKDEDRKKFLEKVKEFVSN